The following proteins are co-located in the Carassius gibelio isolate Cgi1373 ecotype wild population from Czech Republic chromosome A21, carGib1.2-hapl.c, whole genome shotgun sequence genome:
- the fabp6 gene encoding gastrotropin translates to MAFNGKWETESQDGYEEFCKLIGIPDDVITKGRDFKLVTEVIQNGDDFTWIQYYPNSHVVTNKFIVGKESEMETVGGKKFKGIVSMEGGKLAISFPKYHHTSEISGGKLVETSTASAASGPVVFVRTSKKI, encoded by the exons ATGGCTTTCAATGGAAAGTGGGAAACCGAATCTCAGGATGGATATGAAGAGTTCTGCAAACTGATTG GTATCCCTGATGATGTCATCACAAAGGGCCGTGACTTCAAGCTTGTGACAGAGGTCATCCAGAATGGAGATGATTTCACATGGATCCAGTACTACCCAAATAGCCATGTTGTGACCAACAAATTCATCGTTGGCAAAGAGAGTGAAATGGAGACTGTTGGAGGGAAGAAATTCAAG GGCATAGTCTCCATGGAAGGGGGGAAGCTGGCCATAAGTTTCCCCAAGTACCACCACACATCTGAGATCAGCGGTGGAAAGCTGGTGGAG ACCTCCACAGCCAGTGCCGCTAGTGGTCCAGTTGTTTTTGTACGTACAAGCAAGAAGATCTAA
- the pwwp2a gene encoding PWWP domain-containing protein 2A, translated as MQSGKKMAAVAAEPGAAAASTTAGDGVDYEPEPGEHVVDLEAHSVPKIELCHQPEDVDAVQECSQVQMEIRRPDLQAAGKALAAHAVCERPETGGSWGRLGTIEQPVLMDYRCKDVSDYEESLSPKVEAANEVSALESSPFLLLPSSIPHSQPSVVFLHSLPAEVPSEPETGLSLAVEYDSKPVLSHPTDLECELIGFTQPDPEPEPANDAPESELKTHEDAFHDIPHPSDHLDSLSAAEETSLGESVDQSCISDLSTVSSKDSPELPAVVDQALVSSEEVRSHPLHQQSFETDLSEPERESEMKAPVLCATETDTLERLVLGSEVRVTLDHIIDDALVVSFRLGEKIFSGVLMDLSKRFGPYGIPITVFPKRDYKDKPESMQLKMEAFQSETDKAVTQGPSDAPIKDPADAPDTPLKDPAEAPAAPQPCPNPQPNPWTSKPPPLFQEGAPYPPPLFIRDTYNQSLPQPLPRKIKRPKRRLYREEPTSIMNAIKLRPRQVLCDKCKGAVVQGDRRETRRGPISDCRSDDAKRRRNDSATAAAGKRPRSDPRSEEKGRGTDGPKRQGSAVRVSSATASSLGHSQVKGATAGNKMVKGVSTTTASSANSRVQLNAKKVLQSKNVDHSKAREVLKMAKAQRRQRETVTGSSGNTKAITRAAALQEAHQKVHFTRRLQQISGGGPGSNPLPPRMRIKPQRYRNEENDSSSCKPPCLEKVPGGGRLLLPKPAVPRCTSTRSSSSSCSASKVATAVEPQRPDKAIESLLSQTQPEPLPAPEYRESQAEPEEQEGREEKRETRGSKAGNLVVYMTLNPSQPDSSNTSMCSIDSADDLKSSNSECSSTETFDFPPPGDLRSAPAPGTSSAFASASPSAPKDDKKRSKSLKAAVFSKNVTKCVALDGRTICVGDIVWAKILGFPWWPARILAITVSRKDNGLLVRQEARVSWFGSPTTSFLAITQLAPFLESFQSRFDKKRKGLYRKAITEAAKAAEQLTPEVRALLTQFET; from the exons ATGCAAAGCGGAAAGAAAATGGCGGCCGTGGCTGCGGAGCCAGGAGCTGCTGCGGCATCAACAACAGCGGGGGACGGGGTGGACTACGAACCCGAGCCAGGAGAGCATGTGGTCGACCTAGAGGCCCACTCCGTCCCAAAAATTGAGCTTTGTCACCAACCCGAGGATGTAGATGCAGTTCAGGAATGCAGCCAGGTCCAAATGGAAATCAGAAGGCCGGACCTTCAAGCCGCGGGAAAAGCCCTCGCTGCCCATGCGGTCTGTGAGCGCCCCGAGACGGGGGGTTCCTGGGGCCGCCTGGGCACAATCGAGCAGCCCGTGCTTATGGACTACAGGTGTAAAGATGTTTCTGATTACGAGGAATCTTTGTCGCCGAAGGTGGAGGCTGCAAACGAGGTCAGTGCTCTCGAATCCAGCCCCTTCCTCCTGCTCCCCAGCTCCATCCCACACTCCCAGCCCTCTGTGGTCTTCTTGCATTCCCTTCCCGCGGAGGTTCCGTCGGAGCCCGAAACTGGATTGTCTCTGGCTGTCGAATATGACTCCAAGCCCGTGTTAAGCCATCCTACCGATCTGGAGTGTGAACTCATAGGCTTCACGCAGCCGGACCCGGAGCCCGAACCCGCAAACGATGCTCCCGAGTCGGAACTCAAAACTCACGAGGATGCTTTCCATGACATCCCGCACCCCTCGGACCACCTCGACTCTCTGTCCGCTGCAGAGGAGACCTCGCTGGGAGAATCGGTGGATCAGAGCTGCATCAGTGACTTGTCTACCGTTTCCAGTAAGGACTCTCCCGAACTTCCCGCGGTGGTGGATCAGGCGCTTGTCTCGTCGGAGGAAGTGCGCTCGCATCCTCTTCATCAGCAGAGTTTCGAGACGGACCTCAGCGAACCCGAGAGGGAGTCGGAGATGAAAGCCCCGGTTCTGTGTGCGACAGAGACCGACACGCTTGAGCGCCTGGTGCTCGGCTCCGAGGTTCGAGTCACGCTGGATCACATCATCGACGATGCGCTCGTGGTGTCGTTTCGCTTAGGCGAGAAGATCTTCTCCGGGGTACTCATGGACCTCTCCAAAAG GTTTGGACCTTATGGGATTCCTATAACTGTGTTCCCCAAGAGAGACTATAAGGACAAACCAGAATCTATGCAGCTAAAGATGGAAGCATTCCAGTCAGAGACGGATAAGGCCGTCACTCAAGGACCTAGTGATGCCCCCATTAAGGACCCTGCAGATGCTCCGGATACCCCTCTGAAGGACCCTGCGGAGGCTCCTGCAGCGCCCCAGCCCTGTCCCAACCCTCAACCTAACCCATGGACCTCAAAACCACCTCCTTTGTTTCAGGAGGGGGCCCCTTATCCACCTCCATTGTTCATCAGGGACACCTACAACCAGTCATTACCTCAGCCTCTACCACGCAAAATCAAGCGACCCAAGCGCAGGCTGTATCGAGAGGAGCCCACTTCTATAATGAATGCCATCAAGCTCCGACCAAGACAAGTCCTGTGTGATAAATGTAAAGGGGCTGTGGTGCAAGGGGACAGGCGTGAGACACGCAGAGGCCCCATTTCAGACTGCCGAAGTGACGATGCCAAAAGACGTCGTAATGACAGTGCAACGGCAGCTGCCGGTAAGCGGCCACGTAGTGATCCACGTTCTGAAGAGAAGGGTCGTGGTACTGATGGGCCCAAACGGCAGGGTTCGGCTGTACGAGTGTCATCGGCCACTGCCTCTTCTCTGGGCCATAGTCAGGTCAAGGGTGCAACTGCAGGGAACAAAATGGTGAAGGGGGTGTCTACTACAACAGCGTCCTCTGCAAACTCTCGAGTGCAGCTCAATGCCAAAAAAGTTCTTCAGAGCAAAAATGTTGACCACTCCAAAGCACGAGAGGTGCTGAAGATGGCCAAGGCTCAgagaagacagagagagacagtcaCGGGCAGTAGCGGGAACACCAAGGCCATAACCAGGGCCGCTGCCCTCCAGGAAGCCCACCAAAAGGTCCACTTCACCAGGCGACTGCAGCAGATCAGTGGAGGAGGTCCAGGTTCCAACCCCTTGCCGCCTAGGATGCGCATCAAGCCCCAAAGGTACCGTAATGAAGAGAACGATTCTTCCTCATGTAAGCCGCCTTGCTTGGAGAAAGTGCCGGGAGGGGGCCGTTTACTGCTGCCTAAACCAGCCGTGCCCCGCTGCACCTCCAcacgctcctcctcctcctcctgctctgcAAGCAAAGTCGCCACAGCTGTAGAGCCCCAGAGGCCAGACAAAGCAATCGAATCCCTGCTCAGCCAGACCCAACCCGAGCCCCTCCCAGCCCCGGAATACAGGGAATCCCAAGCTGAGCCAGAGGAACAGGAGGGGCGGGAGGAAAAGCGGGAGACACGTGGGAGCAAGGCTGGTAACCTAGTGGTCTACATGACCCTTAACCCCAGCCAGCCCGACTCCTCTAATACCTCCATGTGCAGCATCGATAGTGCAGATGACTTAAAGTCATCAAACTCTGAGTGTAGCTCTACCGAAACGTTTGACTTCCCCCCTCCTGGTGATTTGCGATCGGCCCCTGCCCCTGGCACATCCTCCGCTTTTGCCTCCGCCTCTCCCTCTGCTCCTAAGGATGACAAAAAGCGCAGTAAATCCCTCAAAGCTGCCGTCTTTTCCAAAAACGTCACAAAGTGCGTTGCCCTGGATGGCAGGACAATTTGTGTAGGGGACATTGTTTGGGCCAAAATTCTTGGCTTCCCTTGGTGGCCCGCCCGCATCCTAGCCATCACAGTGAGTCGCAAAGATAATGGGCTCTTAGTCAGGCAGGAGGCCCGGGTCTCTTGGTTTGGGTCACCCACCACTTCCTTCCTGGCCATTACTCAACTTGCCCCATTTCTAGAAAGCTTCCAGTCTCGCTTTGACAAGAAGAGAAAGGGCCTGTATCGTAAAGCCATCACTGAGGCCGCCAAGGCTGCCGAACAGCTTACACCCGAGGTCCGAGCCTTGCTAACTCAGTTTGAGACGTGA
- the LOC127941530 gene encoding tetratricopeptide repeat protein 1-like: MESETLSAAVADTSKVSETRETTTDQEEDCFYDCEDKLPGEDGHTDIKRTESEHSVKQGSDHRTDTLNGIDRLCLDSTSTEDTEGHEDQSAEKRRDSLTKDLSHEKDEIEKEQEKWEGLVESDEQREGDSDSEFKEETVSVNEHDEEYLRELEKDLTEEEKESRRKESLELKEKGNTEFKSGEHLSAEESYTAALRVCPVCYSKERSILFSNRAAARLHQDKKDSAISDCSKAIELNPNYVRAILRRAELYEKTDKLDEALEDYKTVLEKDPGLPAAREACVRLPRQIEERNEKLKEEMMSKLKDLGNMVLRPFGLSTSNFQVNQDSNTGSYSINFVQNPNNNNR, from the exons ATGGAGTCTGAGACCCTCTCAGCTGCTGTGGCGGACACCTCGAAAGTGTCCGAGACCAGAGAAACCACTACAGACCAGGAGGAAGACTGTTTCTATGACTGTGAGGACAAGTTACCTGGAGAAGATGGACACACTGACATTAAACGCACAGAGAGCGAGCACAGCGTCAAGCAGGGGTCAGATCACAGGACGGACACCTTGAATGGCATTGACCGTTTGTGTTTGGATAGCACATCAACGGAGGATACTGAAGGGCATGAGGACCAATCGGCTGAAAAGAGACGTGACTCATTAACAAAAGACCTAAGTCATGAGAAAGATGAAATAGAGAAAGAACAGGAGAAATGGGAGGGGCTTGTGGAGAGCGATGAGCAGAGAGAGGGCGACTCTGATTCAGAGTTTAAAGAAGAGACGGTCAGTGTGAACGAACATGATGAGGAATACCTGCGTGAACTGGAGAAAGACCTGACGGAAGAAGAAAAAGAG AGCAGAAGAAAGGAGAGTTTAGAGCTGAAGGAGAAGGGCAACACAGAGTTTAAGAGTGGAG AGCACCTGTCGGCTGAAGAGTCCTATACGGCCGCTCTGAGAGTGTGTCCTGTGTGCTACAGTAAAGAGAGATCCATACTCTTCTCTAATCGAGCCGCTGCACGCCTGCATCAG gATAAAAAAGACAGCGCTATCAGTGACTGCTCTAAAG CCATAGAACTAAACCCTAATTATGTCCGTGCCATTCTGCGGAGAGCAGAACTCTACGAGAAGACCGACAAGCTCGATGAAGCTCTAGAGGACTACAAAACTGTCTTGGAGAAAGACCCGGGCCTCCCTGCAGCTAGAGAGGCCTGTGTG AGACTGCCACGGCAAATTGAGGAGCGAAATGAGAAGCTGAAAGAAGAGATGATGA GTAAGCTGAAGGACTTGGGGAACATGGTTTTACGACCCTTTGGTCTCTCCACTTCCAACTTCCAGGTCAACCAAGACTCCAACACAGGATCCTACTCCATTAATTTTGTTCAGAATCCCAATAACAACAACAGATAG
- the LOC127941529 gene encoding alpha-1A adrenergic receptor, which yields MSSDTDHAVNFLSNASSKLADAANSSSAGNGTEPSSFSLGRALPLGMVLGAFIVFAIVGNILVILAVVCNRHLRIPTNYFIINLAMADLLLSTTVLPVSATREILNYWVFGRIFCDIWAAVDVLCCTASIMSLCVISIDRYIGVRYPLQYPSIVTEKRALLAMLGVWVLAFVISIGPLLGWKDPPSEDDTVCPITEEPFYALFSSLGSFYIPLAVILVMYCRVYIVAKRTTKNLEAGVMKERMDTNELTLRIHYKGSQTQDLCSKGHMRSSLTVKFLKFSREKKAAKTLGVVVGMFILCWLPFFLALPIGSFNTSLRPPETFFKVIFWLGYFNSCLNPIIYPYYSREFKQAFIRILQCQCQQRKQQGWRAYNYRVQTGSANQVYTDTSSICMNSSQQTLAPVQPSPTLFSRVVGSRPASDLLPGWGCTSSSSSSRSGSPFPGMMRSSSRAMSTCKFNRMALLFSSGSQHADGQNGKLEAEHGPMSIHTPETTI from the exons ATGAGTTCTGATACAGATCATGCCGTGAACTTCTTGAGTAATGCTTCCTCCAAACTGGCCGACGCCGCCAATTCGAGCTCCGCGGGGAACGGGACCGAGCCGAGCTCGTTCAGCCTCGGCCGCGCGCTTCCGCTGGGCATGGTTCTGGGCGCTTTTATTGTGTTTGCCATCGTGGGCAACATTCTCGTTATTCTCGCCGTAGTGTGCAACAGGCACCTGCGCATCCCAACCAACTACTTCATCATCAATCTAGCCATGGCAGACCTGTTGCTGAGCACAACTGTCCTGCCGGTGTCCGCCACGCGTGAAATTCTTAACTACTGGGTGTTCGGGAGGATTTTCTGTGACATCTGGGCTGCGGTGGATGTGCTGTGCTGCACCGCGTCCATCATGAGCCTGTGCGTGATCTCCATAGACCGCTACATCGGGGTGCGTTACCCGCTGCAGTACCCGAGCATCGTGACCGAGAAAAGGGCGCTCCTAGCCATGCTGGGTGTTTGGGTTCTTGCCTTTGTCATCTCCATAGGACCTCTGCTCGGGTGGAAAGATCCTCCTTCAGAGGATGACACCGTGTGCCCCATCACAGAGGAGCCGTTTTACGCGCTCTTCTCCTCGCTGGGCTCCTTCTATATCCCTTTAGCGGTGATTCTGGTCATGTATTGCCGCGTGTATATAGTTGCCAAAAGAACCACGAAAAACCTCGAGGCTGGAGTGATGAAGGAGCGCATGGACACCAATGAGCTGACGCTTCGGATTCATTATAAAGGCTCTCAGACGCAGGATCTCTGCAGCAAAGGCCACATGAGGAGCTCGCTGACAGTCAAATTTCTCAAGTTTTCTAGAGAAAAGAAAGCTGCTAAAACGCTTGGTGTTGTTGTGGGCATGTTCATCCTGTGCTGGTTACCATTTTTCCTCGCACTACCCATCG GGTCATTTAACACCAGTTTACGTCCtcctgaaacattcttcaaagtgATCTTCTGGCTGGGCTACTTCAACAGCTGCTTGAACCCCATTATTTACCCCTATTACAGTCGTGAGTTCAAGCAGGCCTTCATTCGGATCCTGCAGTGCCAGTGTCAGCAGAGGAAACAACAGGGCTGGAGAGCATACAACTACCGCGTCCAGACAGGCTCGGCCAACCAGGTCTACACAGATACCAGCTCCATTTGCATGAACAGCAGTCAGCAGACCCTTGCCCCAGTGCAACCCAGCCCGACGTTATTCAGCAGAGTTGTGGGCTCTCGTCCGGCATCAGACCTTCTTCCAGGCTGGGGCTgtacttcctcttcctcttcctcccgATCTGGCAGCCCTTTTCCTGGTATGATGAGATCCAGTTCTAGGGCGATGAGTACCTGCAAATTTAACAGGATGGCTTTGCTTTTCTCCAGTGGGTCCCAACATGCCGATGGACAGAACGGGAAGCTAGAGGCAGAGCATGGGCCGATGTCTATACATACACCTGAGACTACAATCTAG